DNA from bacterium:
TTGCTCATCTGACGATCGTACGTCTGCGACCAGATATGTGAGTCGGTTGCGGTTTCGATCAGCTGCGCTGTGATTCGCAGTTGATCGCCCCCTTTTCGCACACTACCTTCCAGCACATGTGTGACGTTCAATTTTTCAGCGACCGTTTTGATGTCCGCCTTGGTTCCCTTGAAGGAGAAAGCAGACGTGCGGGATGATACGCGTAAATCAGGATTCTTTGCCAGAACGTTTAGCAGCTCTTCCGTCAAACCATCGGAGAAATATTCCTGATTGGGATCATTGCTCAGGTTCGCAAAAGGTAGTACGGCAATCGCTGTCTGACGCGTTTCTATCCTTCGGTCCACCTTCCGCAAATTCCGCACAAAGAAAATCGCCGGAACACTCATTAGAATCAATACAGTAATCACCCATGCGCCGCGCTTGTTGAAACGGGATGATTCCGATTTTGACGGCACAGAAAGTTTTGGCTGCGGGGAGGAATCGCGGAGCGTGGATTCAAGCGTTTTCAGATCGTCCAGCAAATCTGCACCGGAGGCATATCGATTCGCCTTCTCTTTTTCCATGCATCGCTGCAGAATCGAATCAATCTGAACCGGTATTTCCGGCAGCACGGATGAGGGCGCTTCGACCGGTGCCACGGCAATTGCATCAAAAATTTTGAGAAGGCTTTCGCCGGAAAATGGAATCTTCCCTGTTAAGGCCTGGTACAAAACGCCACCCAGCGAAAAAATATCGCTGCGGGCATCCAGGGGTTCCCCTCGCGTTTGTTCAGGCGACATGTAGTAGGCCGTTCCCATAGCGACACCAATGCCCGTCAAATCGGTATCTGTCTTTACAAGGGAAAGGCCCTGGATGGCGCTGACCGAAACTCTTTTTGCGAGGCCGAAATCCAGAAGTTTTACGCGGCCGTTCGGTTGAATGATGATGTTGTGCGGCTTCAAATCGCGGTGAATCAATCCTGCGGCGTGCGCCACGCTCAATGCCTCTGCAAGCTGCTTTGCAATATCAATCCACCGACTCCAAGGGAGCGGTCCCGATTCCAGAATGGACCGGAGAGACTTCCCTTCCAGATACTCCATAACGATGAAGCGGATCCCGTCCTGCTCTTCAAACGAGTACACACTCATGATGTTGGGATGATTCAATGCCGATGCGGCCCGCGCCTCGCGCATCAATCGCTTTCGCGCATTCTCGTTTGTGCTGTAGCGGAGCGGCAGAACCTTGATTGCAACATGTCTACCGAGTTTTAAGTCTTCCGCTTTATAAACTTCCCCCATTCCTCCTTCACCGATTTGTTCAATGATTCTGTAATGCAAAAGAGTGTCGCCGGGTGAAAAGGCAGTGAGCATATCCTGTAAATCGTCAAAGTCTTCCAAATCGTGCTCCTGCGATAAGGAGGGAAGCAAAATTTCAATCAATGATTTCTTGATAGCGCTGACAATCTTCGCTATGTAATTGTTTCCTTTTTGAATGAATTCAACGCCGGAGGATTTATCGTACGGTTGTTCTACCGATTCAGGATAAGAAACGATGATCCTGGTTGAAGGGGCGAGACTCC
Protein-coding regions in this window:
- a CDS encoding protein kinase, which translates into the protein MSEARGTYTVNILIIEDDPAVLAALAKHLRGIKECSFEIALSYDEALSKVKGKAVDLILFAHGLDEADAFQRIRSLAPSTRIIVSYPESVEQPYDKSSGVEFIQKGNNYIAKIVSAIKKSLIEILLPSLSQEHDLEDFDDLQDMLTAFSPGDTLLHYRIIEQIGEGGMGEVYKAEDLKLGRHVAIKVLPLRYSTNENARKRLMREARAASALNHPNIMSVYSFEEQDGIRFIVMEYLEGKSLRSILESGPLPWSRWIDIAKQLAEALSVAHAAGLIHRDLKPHNIIIQPNGRVKLLDFGLAKRVSVSAIQGLSLVKTDTDLTGIGVAMGTAYYMSPEQTRGEPLDARSDIFSLGGVLYQALTGKIPFSGESLLKIFDAIAVAPVEAPSSVLPEIPVQIDSILQRCMEKEKANRYASGADLLDDLKTLESTLRDSSPQPKLSVPSKSESSRFNKRGAWVITVLILMSVPAIFFVRNLRKVDRRIETRQTAIAVLPFANLSNDPNQEYFSDGLTEELLNVLAKNPDLRVSSRTSAFSFKGTKADIKTVAEKLNVTHVLEGSVRKGGDQLRITAQLIETATDSHIWSQTYDRQMSNIFAIQDEIAGSVAEALNVTLLKKGNKETTPEAYNAYLQGRYFHDKRHRDYLVKAVEYYEKALKIDPDFARAWAALAYAHRDQASGTLIPTEEGFRKARREAEKALELNPELAEAHAVLGMIKASYDRNWSAAESSFQKALKLDSRDMSSIRGGANIAAVLGKFDEALRLAKQAIELDPLSVRSYYDYSHINYRAGRLDEAEAALKKALELNPEYPAAHMILGRIYIAKGKFQEAIAEMQKEKTGWRKSGLALAYASAGMKKEADAALQHLIETESFNSAFQIAEVYAIRGESDKAFEWLELGYTHRDPGLTQLLGNPSFRNVHRDPRWRAFLEKIQLPTGL